A genome region from Streptomyces pratensis includes the following:
- a CDS encoding helix-turn-helix transcriptional regulator: MTDTPARLLKLLSLLQTPREWPGSELAGRLDVSPRTIRRDIDRLRDLGYPVEASRGSIGGYRLVAGTAMPPLLLDDEEAVAIAVGLRAGAGHAIEGVDEASVRALTKLEQVLPARLRHRVSALQNATVPLTRGDGATIDPRTLTVIASAVTARERLRFDYRAGDGAASKRQAEPYRLVSTGSRWYLVAYDLDREDWRTFRVDRVSEPFATGARFTPRELPAESENGAELLSRSMSRTQPELHIDVTFEASAGFVAARLPAEFGALEPGGADSCRLRTSSRSSLEWVALRLALVDCAFEAHGPPELVERLGVLGARLSRAASPVRRPG; this comes from the coding sequence ATGACCGACACCCCGGCACGACTGCTGAAATTGCTGTCGCTCCTCCAGACACCCCGCGAGTGGCCGGGCAGTGAGCTGGCCGGCCGACTGGACGTCAGCCCGCGCACCATCCGCCGCGACATCGACCGGCTCCGCGACCTGGGCTATCCGGTCGAGGCGTCGCGCGGTTCGATCGGCGGCTATCGCCTGGTCGCGGGCACCGCCATGCCGCCGCTCCTGCTGGACGACGAGGAGGCCGTGGCCATCGCGGTGGGACTGCGGGCAGGAGCCGGGCATGCCATCGAGGGCGTCGACGAGGCTTCCGTACGGGCCCTGACCAAGCTGGAGCAGGTCCTCCCGGCACGCCTGCGGCACAGGGTCTCAGCCCTGCAGAACGCGACGGTGCCCCTCACTCGCGGCGACGGCGCGACCATCGATCCCCGGACGCTCACGGTGATCGCCTCGGCGGTCACCGCGCGCGAACGTCTGCGCTTCGACTATCGGGCGGGGGACGGAGCCGCGTCGAAGCGGCAGGCCGAGCCGTACCGGCTGGTGAGCACGGGCAGCCGTTGGTATCTCGTCGCGTACGACCTGGACCGCGAGGACTGGCGCACCTTCCGGGTGGACCGGGTGAGTGAGCCGTTCGCCACCGGTGCCCGCTTCACCCCGCGCGAGCTGCCTGCGGAGAGCGAGAACGGTGCGGAGCTCCTCTCCCGGTCGATGTCCCGCACCCAGCCGGAGCTGCACATCGATGTGACGTTCGAGGCGTCGGCGGGCTTCGTGGCGGCCCGGCTGCCCGCTGAGTTCGGCGCGCTGGAACCGGGTGGGGCGGACAGCTGCCGCCTGCGTACGAGTTCCCGGAGCTCGCTGGAGTGGGTGGCCCTGCGGCTCGCGCTGGTGGACTGCGCGTTCGAGGCGCACGGCCCGCCGGAGCTGGTGGAGCGCCTCGGCGTCCTGGGCGCGCGCCTTTCCCGGGCGGCGTCGCCCGTCCGGCGGCCGGGCTGA
- a CDS encoding sigma-70 family RNA polymerase sigma factor, protein MATRAVARRSSASTGGTDRASSVRAVGGEIADRDLVGMYLDEIARTPLLDAAKEVELSQDIEAGVYAQQILAGEVESDAGGATREELEALVAESERAKDVFIRSNLRLVVAVARRYPRAGLPLLDLIQEGNAGLVRAVEKFDYAKGFKFSTYATWWIRQAITRSIADQSRTIRLPVHLVEELGRIRRVQREFNREHGRDPEHAEIAAELDSNAERVGNVLDWARDPVSLNMSVDDDGDTQFGDLLEDTSAVSPEQSVMTLLRSEELEDLIGKLDNRTASIIKMRYGIEDGRERTLTEVGKQHGLTRERIRQIEKHALLELKRMAHDTGFDAAA, encoded by the coding sequence ATGGCAACCCGTGCCGTCGCCCGTCGTTCGTCCGCCAGCACCGGCGGGACCGACCGGGCAAGCAGTGTTCGCGCCGTGGGCGGGGAGATCGCCGATCGCGACCTGGTCGGCATGTACCTGGACGAGATCGCTCGCACACCGCTGCTCGACGCCGCCAAGGAGGTCGAGCTCTCACAGGACATCGAGGCGGGCGTCTACGCCCAGCAGATCCTCGCCGGCGAGGTGGAGAGCGACGCCGGTGGAGCGACGCGTGAGGAGCTGGAGGCGCTCGTCGCCGAGAGCGAGCGCGCCAAGGACGTATTCATCCGGTCCAACCTCCGGCTCGTCGTTGCCGTGGCCAGGCGCTACCCGAGGGCGGGCCTTCCTCTGCTCGACCTGATCCAGGAGGGCAACGCCGGCCTGGTGCGCGCGGTCGAGAAGTTCGACTACGCCAAGGGCTTCAAGTTCTCGACGTACGCCACGTGGTGGATCCGGCAGGCCATCACCCGCTCCATCGCCGATCAGTCCCGCACGATCAGGCTCCCCGTCCACCTGGTGGAGGAGCTGGGCAGGATCCGGCGCGTGCAGCGCGAATTCAACCGGGAGCACGGGCGCGATCCCGAGCACGCGGAGATCGCCGCCGAGCTGGACTCCAACGCCGAGCGCGTCGGCAACGTCCTGGACTGGGCCCGTGACCCGGTCAGCCTGAACATGTCCGTGGACGACGACGGAGACACGCAGTTCGGGGACCTGCTGGAGGACACCTCGGCCGTGTCGCCGGAGCAGTCCGTGATGACTCTCCTGCGCAGCGAGGAGCTCGAGGACCTGATCGGCAAGCTCGACAACCGAACCGCCTCGATCATCAAGATGCGTTACGGGATCGAGGACGGCCGCGAGCGGACCCTCACCGAGGTGGGCAAGCAGCACGGTCTGACACGGGAGCGGATCCGCCAGATCGAGAAGCACGCACTGCTCGAATTGAAGCGAATGGCTCACGACACGGGCTTTGACGCTGCGGCATGA
- a CDS encoding GNAT family N-acetyltransferase → MPQIPTEVQVRPGVEADLQALTDIYNHYVRETALTFDTAAFTPEERLPWLRSHPEDGPHRLLVAKDPDTRHNARHVLGYATSSPYRPKAAYSTSVEVSVYLAPDTTGRGIGTLLYKALFEALADEDVHRAYAAIAQPNEPSVRLHDAFGFRHVGTYTEVGRKFGRYWDVSWYEKPLLSRTAPNASPDPSRSRR, encoded by the coding sequence ATGCCGCAGATACCCACAGAAGTGCAGGTCAGGCCAGGCGTGGAAGCCGACCTGCAAGCGCTCACGGACATCTACAACCATTACGTCCGTGAGACCGCGCTCACATTCGACACGGCCGCCTTCACACCGGAGGAGCGTCTGCCCTGGTTGCGCTCCCACCCGGAAGACGGTCCCCACAGGCTGCTGGTTGCTAAGGACCCGGATACCCGGCACAACGCGCGCCATGTCCTGGGTTATGCCACCAGCAGCCCGTACCGCCCGAAGGCGGCGTACAGCACCTCGGTCGAGGTGAGCGTCTACCTCGCTCCCGACACCACGGGCCGTGGGATCGGCACACTCCTCTACAAGGCGCTCTTCGAGGCCCTGGCCGACGAGGACGTCCACCGCGCCTACGCCGCGATCGCACAGCCGAACGAGCCCTCGGTCCGGCTGCACGACGCCTTCGGGTTCCGCCACGTCGGGACGTATACGGAGGTGGGCCGCAAGTTCGGCCGGTACTGGGACGTGTCCTGGTACGAGAAGCCGCTGCTCAGCCGAACTGCACCGAACGCTTCGCCAGACCCATCCAGAAGCCGTCGATGA
- a CDS encoding dioxygenase, translated as MTVTAERMPALYLSHGAPPLADDPVWPGELAAWSAGLPRPKAILMVSAHWEEAPLALGATEPVPLVYDFWGFPEHYYQVQYAAPGAPKLADDVRKLLRGAGTPVQDIPDRGLDHGAYVPLVEMFPAADIPVLQISMPTLDPQKLMAIGRKLAPLRDEGVLIVGSGFFTHNLAALRHTGGGTPGWSAEFDDWGNRALQAQDVDSLLDFEHASPAGRLAHPRTEHFAPLFVTLGAAEGELGQGRSVIDGFWMGLAKRSVQFG; from the coding sequence ATGACAGTCACCGCGGAGCGCATGCCCGCCCTCTACCTCTCGCACGGCGCCCCGCCGCTCGCCGACGACCCGGTCTGGCCCGGTGAGCTGGCGGCCTGGTCGGCGGGCCTGCCGCGCCCCAAGGCGATCCTGATGGTCTCCGCGCACTGGGAAGAGGCCCCGCTCGCCCTCGGTGCCACCGAGCCCGTGCCGCTGGTCTACGACTTCTGGGGCTTCCCGGAGCACTACTACCAGGTGCAGTACGCCGCTCCGGGAGCTCCGAAGCTCGCGGACGACGTCCGCAAGCTGCTGCGGGGCGCCGGGACCCCGGTCCAGGACATCCCCGATCGCGGCCTCGACCACGGGGCGTACGTACCGCTGGTCGAGATGTTCCCGGCCGCCGACATCCCCGTACTCCAGATCTCGATGCCGACGCTCGACCCGCAGAAGCTGATGGCCATCGGGCGCAAGCTGGCCCCGCTGCGCGACGAGGGTGTGCTGATCGTCGGGAGCGGCTTCTTCACGCACAACCTGGCGGCGCTGAGGCACACCGGCGGCGGCACCCCCGGCTGGTCGGCGGAGTTCGACGACTGGGGGAACCGGGCGCTCCAGGCACAGGACGTCGACTCCCTGCTGGACTTCGAGCACGCCTCGCCGGCGGGCAGGCTGGCCCATCCGCGCACGGAGCACTTCGCGCCGCTGTTCGTCACGCTCGGCGCGGCGGAGGGGGAGCTCGGTCAGGGGCGCAGCGTCATCGACGGCTTCTGGATGGGTCTGGCGAAGCGTTCGGTGCAGTTCGGCTGA
- a CDS encoding MarR family winged helix-turn-helix transcriptional regulator, with protein sequence MEYMTTASPGGPRWLTDEEQSVWRAYLHATTLMEDHLDRQLQRDAGMPHTYYGLLVNLSQAPRRRKRMTELAKDAKITRSRLSHAVARLEKNGWVRREDCPSDKRGQNAILTDEGYDMLRRSAPGHVDAVRQAMFDRLSPQQVQSLGEIMQVVAAGLQPEGTDADLPWLR encoded by the coding sequence GTGGAGTACATGACCACGGCATCCCCCGGCGGGCCCCGGTGGCTCACCGACGAAGAACAGAGCGTGTGGCGCGCCTACCTCCACGCCACCACGCTCATGGAGGACCACCTCGACCGCCAGTTGCAGCGCGACGCCGGCATGCCGCACACCTACTACGGGCTGCTCGTCAACCTCTCGCAGGCCCCCCGGCGGCGAAAGCGCATGACCGAGCTGGCCAAGGACGCCAAGATCACCCGCTCCCGTCTCTCGCACGCCGTCGCCCGGCTGGAGAAGAACGGCTGGGTGCGCCGCGAGGACTGCCCGTCCGACAAGCGCGGCCAGAACGCGATCCTGACCGACGAGGGCTACGACATGCTGCGGCGGTCCGCGCCGGGACACGTCGACGCGGTGCGCCAGGCGATGTTCGACCGGCTCAGCCCCCAGCAGGTGCAGAGCCTCGGCGAGATCATGCAGGTCGTCGCCGCCGGACTGCAGCCTGAGGGCACGGACGCGGATCTGCCCTGGCTCCGCTGA
- a CDS encoding MFS transporter, which translates to MSKTAGTFPDPSRWKALGFIALAQLMVVLDATIVNIALPSAQTDLGISEGNKQWVITAYALAFGGLLLFGGRIADLWGRKRTFVVGLLGFAAASALGGAAQNEAMMFGSRALQGVFGALLAPAALSLLAVMFTDAKERAKAFGIYGAIAGGGGAVGLILGGFLTEYLNWRWTFFVNIPFAIVAAAGAYFVIREPSGSRNRSPLDIPGVVLSTLGLVALVYGFTRAESAGWSDSLTIGMFFAAAVLLLAFVITESRVKSPLLPLRVLTERNRGGVYLSLGLAIIAMFGLFLFLTYYLQVVKGYSPVKTGFAFMPMIVGMIVGSTQIGTRLMTRVPPRLLMGPGFLVAAVGMLLLTQLDIETSYTAVILPGQLLLGLGMGTAFMPAMSLATHGIEPRDAGVASAMVNTSQQVGGAIGTALLNTIAAGATTAYIADHAAGASDPKLLQLQAMVAGFAGAIWWAVGILVAASAIAVVLINTGRPGSGPADGSGELEDGMEHELKIPVVAH; encoded by the coding sequence ATGTCGAAAACAGCCGGCACCTTTCCGGATCCCAGTCGATGGAAAGCGCTGGGCTTCATCGCCCTCGCCCAGCTGATGGTCGTGCTCGACGCGACCATCGTGAACATCGCCCTGCCCTCCGCCCAGACCGACCTGGGCATTTCCGAGGGCAACAAGCAGTGGGTCATCACCGCCTACGCACTCGCCTTCGGTGGACTCCTGCTCTTCGGCGGACGCATCGCCGACCTCTGGGGCCGTAAGCGCACCTTCGTCGTCGGTCTGCTCGGTTTCGCCGCGGCCTCCGCGCTCGGCGGCGCGGCCCAGAACGAAGCCATGATGTTCGGCTCCCGTGCCCTCCAGGGAGTCTTCGGCGCGCTGCTCGCGCCGGCGGCCCTCTCCCTGCTCGCCGTGATGTTCACGGACGCCAAGGAGCGCGCCAAGGCCTTCGGTATCTACGGGGCCATCGCCGGTGGCGGTGGCGCGGTCGGCCTGATCCTGGGCGGTTTCCTGACCGAGTACCTGAACTGGCGCTGGACCTTCTTCGTCAACATCCCGTTCGCGATCGTCGCGGCCGCCGGTGCCTACTTCGTCATCCGTGAGCCGTCCGGCAGCCGTAACCGCTCGCCGCTCGACATCCCCGGCGTCGTCCTGTCCACGCTGGGCCTGGTCGCGCTGGTCTACGGATTCACCCGCGCCGAGTCGGCCGGCTGGTCGGACTCGCTGACCATCGGCATGTTCTTCGCGGCCGCGGTGCTGCTGCTGGCCTTCGTGATCACCGAGTCGCGCGTGAAGTCGCCGCTGCTGCCGCTGCGCGTCCTGACCGAGCGCAACCGCGGAGGCGTCTACCTCTCGCTGGGCCTCGCCATCATCGCGATGTTCGGGCTCTTCCTCTTCCTCACGTACTACCTGCAGGTGGTCAAGGGCTACAGCCCGGTCAAGACCGGCTTCGCCTTCATGCCGATGATCGTGGGCATGATCGTCGGCTCCACCCAGATCGGCACCCGGCTGATGACCCGGGTCCCGCCGAGGCTGCTGATGGGCCCCGGATTCCTGGTGGCGGCCGTCGGCATGCTGCTGCTGACCCAGCTGGACATCGAAACGTCCTACACGGCCGTCATCCTGCCCGGCCAACTGCTGCTCGGGCTGGGTATGGGCACGGCGTTCATGCCGGCCATGTCGCTGGCCACGCACGGCATCGAGCCGCGTGACGCCGGTGTCGCCTCCGCGATGGTGAACACCTCGCAGCAGGTCGGCGGTGCCATCGGTACGGCGCTGCTCAACACGATCGCCGCCGGCGCCACCACCGCGTACATCGCCGACCACGCCGCCGGTGCGAGCGACCCGAAGCTGCTCCAGCTCCAGGCCATGGTCGCCGGCTTCGCCGGTGCCATCTGGTGGGCGGTCGGCATCCTGGTCGCCGCGTCGGCGATCGCGGTCGTCCTGATCAACACCGGACGTCCGGGCTCCGGCCCGGCCGACGGCTCTGGGGAGCTGGAGGACGGGATGGAGCACGAGCTCAAGATCCCGGTCGTCGCACACTGA
- a CDS encoding TetR/AcrR family transcriptional regulator, whose product MDSVAGTAVCAAQRRTPRPRADALRNRERIVVAAREMFVEFGPDVPLDEVARRAGVGNATLYRNFPDRAALIHEVVLAVTSRTTDRLEEAVAAESDPFAALSRFVHAAADERIGALCPMLSGGFDNDHPELLTERRRLEEAVEGLVERAMSAGRLRTDIAVGDVLVALSQLTRPLPGIACLDIDRFTHRHLQLFLDGLESPARSELPGSAATLEDLRNGR is encoded by the coding sequence GTGGATTCCGTCGCCGGGACCGCTGTCTGTGCAGCACAGCGCCGTACGCCCCGCCCGCGGGCCGATGCCCTGCGCAACCGGGAGCGGATCGTGGTGGCCGCGCGTGAGATGTTCGTCGAGTTCGGGCCGGACGTGCCGCTCGACGAGGTCGCGCGCAGGGCCGGAGTCGGTAACGCCACGCTCTACCGGAATTTCCCCGACCGGGCAGCTCTGATCCATGAGGTCGTGCTGGCCGTCACCTCCCGCACCACCGACCGGTTGGAGGAGGCCGTCGCGGCCGAGTCCGACCCCTTCGCCGCGCTCAGCCGCTTCGTCCACGCGGCGGCCGACGAACGGATCGGAGCCCTGTGCCCGATGCTCTCCGGCGGCTTCGACAACGACCATCCCGAACTGCTCACCGAGCGCCGTCGCCTCGAAGAGGCCGTCGAAGGGCTCGTGGAGCGCGCCATGTCCGCAGGGAGGCTGCGTACCGACATCGCCGTCGGTGACGTGCTCGTCGCCCTCTCCCAGCTCACCCGGCCCTTGCCCGGCATCGCCTGCCTGGACATAGACCGGTTCACCCACCGCCATCTGCAGCTCTTCCTGGACGGCCTGGAATCCCCGGCCCGCTCCGAACTGCCCGGATCGGCGGCGACCTTGGAGGACCTGCGCAACGGACGCTGA
- a CDS encoding M6 family metalloprotease domain-containing protein has protein sequence MQQPRHRIRGHRRPLALAGATALIIATTASASSTLPVASRASAGPVAAARGTGLAPCRIPTAMGVQMSEGMPTPPGYARSTGRIRALNLMIDFPDARATEPAADRLAEFFPQTSDWFRTSSYGRLTYRPEAPVNDWLRMPLPFSEYGIERGAPFEPGYRKMVKDLVTVADPKVDFSAYDLVNVLVTPNAGPSALDTVLSVTFSGNDDAPFADGVPLANTSFVYSRQDDGSGSYAETGYRVLPHENGHVFGLPDLYTMEGGGSVGHWDIMSEDWGANNDLLGWHKWKLGWLDSGQISCAAMPGTSERVLEPLATEGGPKLAFVPVSAQSGYAVEVRTAEGNDEAVCRPGVLIYKVSADVDTGQGPVSVEDSTEDSGGCTRRPNVHAELSDAAFQPGETFTDRAHGIRISVVDKDDDGSHRVRITRP, from the coding sequence ATGCAGCAGCCCCGCCACCGGATACGCGGACACCGCCGCCCTCTCGCACTCGCCGGGGCGACAGCCCTGATCATCGCTACGACGGCGTCGGCCAGCTCCACCCTCCCCGTCGCCAGCCGCGCCTCCGCCGGGCCGGTGGCCGCAGCACGCGGGACCGGCCTCGCACCGTGCCGCATACCGACGGCCATGGGCGTACAGATGTCGGAAGGCATGCCGACACCGCCCGGCTACGCCCGCTCCACCGGCCGTATCAGAGCCCTCAACCTGATGATCGACTTCCCTGACGCGCGGGCGACGGAACCGGCGGCGGACCGGCTCGCGGAGTTCTTCCCGCAGACCTCCGACTGGTTCCGCACCAGCTCCTACGGACGGCTCACCTACCGGCCCGAAGCTCCCGTGAACGACTGGCTGCGGATGCCCCTGCCGTTCTCCGAGTACGGGATAGAGCGCGGCGCCCCGTTCGAACCGGGCTACCGCAAGATGGTCAAGGACCTGGTGACCGTCGCCGACCCGAAGGTCGACTTCTCGGCGTACGACCTGGTCAACGTGCTCGTCACCCCGAACGCCGGGCCCTCCGCGCTGGACACCGTCCTTTCGGTGACCTTCTCAGGCAACGACGACGCACCCTTCGCCGACGGCGTCCCGCTCGCCAACACGTCCTTCGTCTACAGCCGCCAGGACGACGGCTCCGGCTCGTACGCGGAGACCGGCTACCGGGTCCTCCCCCACGAGAACGGCCACGTCTTCGGACTGCCCGACCTCTACACGATGGAGGGCGGCGGCTCCGTGGGGCACTGGGACATCATGTCCGAGGACTGGGGGGCCAACAACGACCTCCTGGGCTGGCACAAGTGGAAGCTCGGCTGGCTGGACAGCGGCCAGATCAGCTGCGCCGCCATGCCCGGCACCAGCGAACGCGTCCTCGAACCGCTGGCCACCGAGGGCGGCCCGAAACTGGCCTTCGTGCCGGTGAGCGCGCAGTCCGGCTACGCGGTGGAGGTCCGGACCGCGGAGGGCAACGACGAAGCGGTGTGCCGGCCCGGGGTCCTCATCTACAAGGTGAGCGCCGATGTGGACACCGGCCAGGGCCCGGTCTCCGTCGAGGACAGCACCGAGGACAGCGGGGGCTGCACCCGGCGGCCGAATGTGCACGCCGAGCTCTCCGACGCCGCTTTCCAACCGGGCGAGACGTTCACCGACCGGGCCCACGGCATACGAATATCCGTGGTGGACAAGGACGACGACGGAAGCCACCGGGTGCGGATCACCCGGCCCTGA
- a CDS encoding class I adenylate-forming enzyme family protein, with protein MTHADPSRSPDPAALARIEASLTGPGAPFAVVRAEHGPLVYAHGPRTLREFVETTWAFGDQPFLISGERVLSYGEFFAAASSLARRLNESYGLRPGERAVVAMRNHPEWQIAFWAVQLAGLVAVPLNTWWTEEEFGYALDDCEPAVLLVDAEQLPKVADRGRKAGARFVVFHGEGEHGEGELELPARAERYADLPEPDPAAAPPEVEIRAEDDATILYTSGTTGRPKGAVATHLAQAGAALNPRYQAAASALGRGVFPGQGPASVTLMTFPFFHVAAFTSLYAAMASGGALVLMPKWDAGEALRLIRRHGVTHYAGVPATALQLLAAADRAGDEMESLRGLNTGGAAAPPDLVARLTARHGDRIEPRNGYGLTETGGGVLANFGAAYRAYPESVGTPTPVTEVRIAGPTGGALPDGGTGELWLRGQSLFRGYWRDGAATADAFTGGWFRTGDLAVVRDGRVTVVDRIKDMVIRGGENVYCVEVEAALHAHPDVEDAAVLGVPHPVLGEEVAAVVRVRPGSVVTAEALQERVGRSLAAFKVPAHVVVTREPLPRNATGKILKRELRGAFQQYADEGEG; from the coding sequence GTGACGCACGCCGACCCCAGCCGTTCACCCGATCCGGCAGCCCTGGCCCGGATCGAGGCGTCGTTGACCGGCCCAGGGGCCCCTTTCGCCGTGGTGCGGGCGGAACACGGGCCTCTCGTGTACGCGCACGGCCCACGCACGCTGCGGGAGTTCGTGGAGACCACCTGGGCATTCGGTGACCAGCCGTTCCTGATCTCGGGCGAACGAGTGCTCTCTTACGGGGAGTTCTTCGCCGCGGCCTCATCGCTGGCGCGTCGGCTCAACGAGTCTTACGGGCTGCGCCCCGGGGAGCGGGCCGTGGTGGCGATGCGTAATCACCCCGAGTGGCAGATCGCCTTCTGGGCGGTGCAGCTGGCCGGTCTCGTTGCCGTGCCGCTCAATACCTGGTGGACCGAGGAGGAGTTCGGCTACGCCCTCGACGACTGCGAGCCGGCGGTGCTGCTGGTGGACGCGGAGCAGCTGCCGAAGGTGGCGGACCGTGGCCGGAAGGCAGGCGCGCGGTTCGTCGTCTTCCATGGTGAGGGCGAACATGGTGAGGGCGAACTGGAACTGCCGGCCCGGGCCGAGCGGTATGCGGACCTGCCGGAGCCCGATCCGGCGGCGGCGCCGCCCGAGGTGGAGATCCGCGCCGAGGACGATGCCACGATCCTCTACACCTCCGGCACCACCGGGCGGCCCAAGGGCGCCGTGGCCACCCACCTCGCCCAGGCGGGTGCGGCCCTCAACCCGCGTTACCAGGCGGCTGCTTCGGCGCTGGGCCGTGGGGTCTTCCCGGGGCAGGGTCCGGCGTCGGTCACCCTGATGACGTTCCCCTTCTTCCACGTCGCCGCGTTCACCAGCTTGTACGCGGCGATGGCGTCGGGCGGCGCCCTCGTCCTGATGCCGAAGTGGGATGCCGGCGAGGCCCTCCGGCTGATCCGCCGGCACGGGGTCACCCACTACGCGGGCGTTCCGGCCACCGCGCTCCAGCTGCTCGCGGCAGCTGACCGCGCGGGAGACGAGATGGAGAGCCTGAGGGGGCTGAACACCGGCGGTGCGGCGGCCCCGCCGGACCTCGTCGCCCGGCTCACCGCACGGCACGGCGACCGGATCGAACCGCGCAACGGCTACGGCCTGACGGAGACCGGTGGCGGCGTGCTGGCCAACTTCGGCGCCGCGTACCGGGCGTACCCGGAATCCGTCGGCACCCCGACCCCGGTCACCGAGGTGCGGATCGCCGGTCCCACGGGCGGTGCCCTCCCGGACGGCGGGACCGGCGAGCTGTGGCTGCGCGGCCAGTCCCTGTTCCGTGGCTACTGGCGCGACGGGGCCGCGACGGCCGACGCCTTCACCGGCGGCTGGTTCCGTACGGGGGATCTGGCCGTCGTCCGGGACGGGCGGGTGACCGTCGTCGACCGGATCAAGGACATGGTGATCCGTGGCGGCGAGAACGTGTACTGCGTGGAGGTCGAGGCCGCTCTGCACGCTCACCCCGACGTCGAGGACGCGGCGGTGCTCGGGGTCCCGCACCCGGTGCTGGGCGAGGAGGTCGCGGCGGTCGTCCGGGTGCGGCCGGGTTCCGTCGTCACGGCGGAGGCGCTCCAAGAGCGTGTGGGCCGGAGCCTGGCCGCTTTCAAGGTCCCCGCCCATGTGGTGGTGACGCGGGAGCCGCTGCCGCGGAATGCCACGGGGAAGATCCTGAAGCGTGAGCTGCGCGGCGCGTTCCAGCAGTACGCGGACGAGGGCGAGGGCTGA
- a CDS encoding NUDIX hydrolase, whose amino-acid sequence MMERVRAVLVTEDGTMLVIRRTKPGVPVYWVLPGGGVEADDDSREAALHREIHEEIAGKADIVRLLHTMESDEERQLFYLARIATWSFDDRTGPEFGAEGRGEYALEEVPLTVEGIDGIDLKPEEIAHVLRGALADGSLAGVATA is encoded by the coding sequence ATGATGGAACGGGTCCGTGCCGTCCTCGTGACCGAGGACGGCACGATGCTGGTCATCCGCCGTACCAAGCCCGGAGTTCCCGTGTACTGGGTGCTTCCCGGCGGAGGTGTCGAAGCCGATGACGATTCCCGGGAGGCTGCCCTTCACCGGGAGATCCACGAGGAGATCGCAGGGAAGGCGGACATCGTCCGGCTCCTGCACACGATGGAGTCCGACGAGGAGCGTCAGCTCTTCTACCTCGCTCGTATCGCGACGTGGTCCTTCGACGACCGAACCGGGCCCGAGTTCGGTGCCGAGGGCCGGGGCGAGTACGCACTGGAGGAGGTCCCGCTGACGGTGGAGGGGATCGACGGCATCGACCTCAAGCCCGAGGAGATCGCCCACGTTCTCCGAGGCGCCCTCGCCGACGGATCTCTCGCAGGTGTCGCCACGGCCTGA